A single genomic interval of Streptomyces sp. 1222.5 harbors:
- a CDS encoding IucA/IucC family protein: MHRPPTREAEVAEELADVRPDLLSRYAAELPGARAAVLTRLWRALAHEPLPWCTGRVRGAHGLALRLADGRTLYGPHADPYATSAYVTGVRLGLERYEDPAGLMTALGVPHGSAFAAELADSVASLALSRAGADHPKGWPVEIAPAGGRRRDWEWEQRVVDGHPFHPSCRSRPGFSVADQLAYGPEHRPVVRLSAVAVPAAECLATGEWPEELREAERLLVPVHPWQAEHVLGRPCAPWRPAHPLMSLRTLAVPGGPHVKTALSARLTSSVRDISTYSVRAAAPLSDLGEELAAHTGGLLHVTRTLGAVTAHSADLAALLRESPEEYAAPDEHVLPVAALATTSLPESPDWLAGFAWLALTVGLLLLELGVALEAHGQNLLVVLSADGTPRRLVYRDLADIRISPARLAGHGITPPPLTGRLVTDDETALRRKLFGSLVAGALAGTAGSGPALGAALAAALPGLPDTAGLRALREGPVPAKALSLMRLSPGTPGDQWTSLPNPLVLEHGPSDQ, translated from the coding sequence GTGCACCGACCCCCCACCCGTGAGGCCGAGGTCGCCGAGGAGCTGGCCGACGTACGGCCGGACCTGCTGTCCCGCTACGCGGCGGAGCTGCCGGGCGCCCGCGCCGCCGTGCTAACCAGGCTGTGGCGAGCGCTCGCGCACGAGCCGCTGCCGTGGTGCACGGGCCGGGTGCGGGGCGCCCACGGCCTCGCCCTGCGGCTCGCCGACGGCCGGACCCTGTACGGGCCGCACGCGGACCCGTACGCCACGAGCGCGTACGTCACCGGCGTCCGCCTCGGCCTGGAGCGGTACGAGGATCCGGCGGGTCTGATGACGGCGCTCGGGGTGCCGCACGGGTCCGCGTTCGCGGCGGAGCTGGCGGACAGCGTGGCGTCGCTGGCGCTGTCGCGGGCGGGCGCGGATCACCCGAAGGGGTGGCCGGTGGAGATCGCCCCGGCCGGCGGCCGGAGGAGGGACTGGGAGTGGGAGCAGCGGGTGGTCGACGGGCATCCCTTCCATCCCAGCTGCCGTTCCCGGCCGGGTTTCTCGGTGGCGGACCAGTTGGCGTACGGTCCGGAGCACCGGCCGGTGGTGCGGTTGTCGGCGGTGGCGGTGCCGGCCGCCGAGTGCCTGGCGACGGGTGAGTGGCCGGAGGAACTCCGGGAGGCTGAGCGGCTGTTGGTGCCGGTGCATCCGTGGCAGGCGGAGCACGTCCTGGGGCGGCCGTGCGCCCCGTGGCGGCCCGCCCATCCGCTGATGTCCCTGCGGACGCTCGCGGTGCCCGGCGGCCCGCACGTGAAGACCGCGCTGAGCGCCCGGCTGACCTCCTCGGTGCGGGACATCTCCACGTACTCGGTGCGGGCCGCGGCGCCCCTGTCCGACCTGGGCGAGGAGCTGGCCGCGCACACCGGCGGGCTGCTGCACGTCACCCGCACCCTGGGAGCGGTCACCGCCCACTCCGCCGACCTGGCCGCACTGCTGCGGGAGTCGCCCGAGGAGTACGCGGCACCGGACGAGCACGTCCTTCCGGTGGCCGCCCTCGCCACCACCTCGCTGCCCGAATCCCCGGACTGGCTGGCCGGGTTCGCGTGGCTGGCGCTCACGGTGGGCCTGCTCCTGCTGGAACTCGGCGTGGCCCTGGAGGCACACGGCCAGAACCTCCTGGTCGTCCTGTCGGCCGACGGCACCCCGCGGCGGCTGGTCTACCGCGATCTGGCCGACATCCGGATCAGCCCCGCCCGCCTGGCCGGCCACGGCATCACCCCGCCACCGCTCACCGGCCGGCTGGTCACGGACGACGAAACCGCCCTGCGGCGCAAGCTGTTCGGCTCGCTGGTGGCGGGCGCCCTGGCGGGTACGGCGGGCTCCGGCCCGGCACTCGGCGCGGCCCTCGCCGCCGCGCTGCCCGGTCTCCCGGACACCGCCGGTCTGCGGGCCCTGCGCGAAGGACCGGTACCGGCCAAGGCGCTGAGCCTGATGCGGCTGTCCCCCGGGACACCGGGCGACCAGTGGACGTCGCTGCCGAACCCGCTCGTTTTGGAGCACGGACCGTCTGATCAATAG
- a CDS encoding VWA domain-containing protein: MIRRQRLAAGVCALLAALTAGLAFPAGAVADETEQAAPKVELVLDVSGSMRTRDIDGGTRMAAAKQAFNEVLDATPEEVRLGIRTLGANYRGNDRKEGCKDTEQLYPVGPLDRTDAKTAVATLSPTGWTPIGPALLKAAGDLNGGDGTRRIVLISDGEDTCQPLDPCEVAREIAAKGIGLTIDTLGLVPDAKTRDQLSCIADATGGTYTSVQHKEELSDRVGQLVDRAADPVVTPVATQGADRCEKAPALKSGLYTDREEFGQQRWYKVDVEPGQELRASVSVADDRAVNPHYGVLLRAVTLHGREIVRGEAAGTGRTDVISTGLRYPKAESDDDTAPAETVCLQVTQSFSAAAGVKTTPGLPLELTVDVVDGPSGHRDVAAFGLGRGWWLLGVLVLIGFLAGLLWGWLSRWRLAVWRTN, encoded by the coding sequence ATGATCAGAAGACAACGGCTGGCGGCGGGCGTCTGCGCTCTGCTCGCCGCCCTGACGGCCGGGCTCGCCTTCCCCGCCGGTGCGGTCGCCGACGAGACCGAGCAGGCCGCCCCCAAGGTCGAACTCGTCCTGGACGTCAGCGGTTCCATGCGCACCCGGGACATCGACGGCGGCACCCGGATGGCCGCGGCGAAGCAGGCGTTCAACGAGGTGCTGGACGCGACGCCGGAGGAGGTGCGGCTGGGCATCCGCACGCTCGGCGCCAACTACCGCGGCAACGACCGCAAGGAGGGCTGCAAGGACACCGAACAGCTCTACCCGGTCGGCCCGCTGGACCGGACCGACGCGAAGACGGCCGTGGCCACGCTGTCGCCGACCGGCTGGACGCCGATCGGGCCCGCGCTGCTGAAGGCGGCGGGCGACCTGAACGGCGGTGACGGCACCCGCCGTATCGTCCTGATCAGCGACGGCGAGGACACCTGCCAGCCCCTCGACCCGTGCGAGGTGGCCCGCGAGATAGCCGCCAAGGGCATCGGGCTGACCATCGACACCCTCGGCCTGGTGCCCGACGCGAAGACCCGTGATCAGCTCAGCTGCATCGCGGACGCGACCGGCGGCACCTACACCTCCGTGCAGCACAAGGAGGAACTGAGCGACCGGGTCGGCCAGTTGGTCGACCGTGCGGCCGATCCGGTGGTGACGCCGGTGGCGACGCAGGGCGCGGACCGGTGCGAGAAGGCACCGGCGCTGAAGTCCGGGCTGTACACCGACCGTGAGGAGTTCGGGCAGCAGCGCTGGTACAAGGTGGACGTCGAGCCCGGCCAGGAGCTGCGCGCCTCGGTGAGCGTGGCGGACGACCGGGCCGTGAACCCCCACTACGGGGTGCTGCTGCGGGCGGTGACCCTGCACGGGCGGGAGATCGTGCGCGGTGAGGCGGCGGGCACCGGCCGCACCGACGTGATCTCCACGGGTCTGCGCTACCCGAAGGCGGAGAGCGACGACGACACGGCGCCCGCCGAGACCGTGTGCCTCCAGGTCACCCAGTCGTTCTCGGCCGCGGCGGGCGTCAAGACGACGCCCGGTCTGCCGCTGGAGCTGACCGTCGACGTCGTGGACGGGCCCTCGGGTCACCGGGACGTTGCCGCCTTCGGGCTCGGGCGCGGCTGGTGGCTGCTGGGCGTGCTGGTGCTGATCGGCTTCCTCGCCGGTCTGCTGTGGGGCTGGCTGTCGCGCTGGCGGCTCGCGGTCTGGAGGACGAACTGA
- a CDS encoding winged helix-turn-helix transcriptional regulator, whose product MSPRRSYDQYCSAARALDLVGDRWTLLIVRELLAGPRRYTDLHADLPGVSTDVLASRLKDMERDGLTTRRRLPPPGAAYVYELTTRGRELLPVLQALGSWGEAELGERRPTDAVRAHWFALPLLRALEGEGVVEVHLEEGDFHLFVGAEEGPVYGDGAAPAGPDARLALDAATAEAIARGEARLPDAVRDGRVTVTGDGTLAKALREA is encoded by the coding sequence ATGTCACCTCGCCGAAGCTACGACCAGTACTGTTCCGCAGCCCGTGCCCTCGACCTCGTCGGCGACCGCTGGACGCTGCTGATCGTCCGGGAGCTGCTCGCCGGCCCGCGCCGCTACACGGATCTGCACGCGGACCTGCCGGGCGTGAGCACGGACGTACTCGCCTCCCGGCTGAAGGACATGGAACGCGACGGCCTCACCACGCGCCGCAGGCTGCCCCCGCCCGGAGCGGCGTACGTGTACGAACTCACCACGCGAGGACGTGAGTTGCTGCCGGTACTACAGGCGCTGGGGAGCTGGGGCGAGGCCGAACTGGGGGAGCGGCGCCCGACGGACGCGGTACGTGCCCACTGGTTCGCCCTGCCGCTGCTGCGCGCGCTGGAGGGCGAGGGGGTCGTCGAAGTGCACCTGGAAGAAGGTGACTTCCACCTGTTCGTGGGCGCCGAGGAGGGGCCGGTGTACGGCGACGGGGCCGCCCCGGCCGGGCCCGACGCACGGCTCGCCCTGGACGCGGCCACCGCTGAGGCCATCGCCCGGGGGGAAGCGCGGCTGCCGGACGCGGTACGGGACGGCCGGGTGACCGTGACGGGCGACGGCACCCTCGCCAAGGCGCTCCGGGAGGCATGA
- a CDS encoding pyridoxal phosphate-dependent aminotransferase — MEFRQSNKLSEVCYEIRGPVIEHANALEEAGHSVLRLNTGNPAAFGFEAPEEILQDMIRMLPRAHGYTDSRGVLSARRAVAQRYQNLGLEVDVDDVFLGNGVSELVSMAVQALVEDGDEILIPAPDFPLWTAVTTLAGGKAVHYLCDEQADWNPDLADMASKITDRTKAVVIINPNNPTGAVYPKEVVEGILDLARRHGLMVFADEIYDQILYDDAVHHSAAALAPDLVVLTFCGLSKTYRVAGFRSGWLAVTGPRQHAKDYLEGLTMLASMRLCANAPAQYAIQAALGGRQSISELTAPGGRLHEQRNVAWERLNEIPGVSCVKPKGALYAFPRIDPKVHAIHDDEKFVLDLLLREKIQVVQGTGFNWPSPDHFRILTLPHADDLEAAIGRIGRFLGGYRQ; from the coding sequence ATGGAGTTCCGGCAGTCGAACAAGCTCAGCGAGGTCTGCTACGAGATCCGCGGCCCGGTGATCGAGCACGCCAACGCCCTGGAGGAGGCGGGGCACAGCGTGCTGCGCCTGAACACCGGCAACCCCGCGGCCTTCGGTTTCGAGGCGCCGGAGGAGATCCTCCAGGACATGATCCGGATGCTGCCCCGGGCCCACGGCTACACGGACTCGCGCGGTGTCCTCTCCGCCCGGCGCGCGGTCGCCCAGCGCTACCAGAACCTGGGCCTCGAAGTGGACGTGGACGACGTCTTCCTGGGCAACGGCGTCTCGGAGCTGGTCTCCATGGCCGTACAGGCGCTGGTCGAGGACGGCGACGAAATCCTCATCCCCGCACCGGACTTCCCCCTCTGGACCGCCGTCACGACCCTCGCGGGCGGCAAGGCGGTGCACTACCTGTGCGACGAACAGGCCGACTGGAACCCGGACCTGGCCGACATGGCGTCGAAGATCACGGACCGGACCAAGGCCGTGGTCATCATCAACCCGAACAACCCCACCGGTGCCGTGTACCCGAAGGAGGTCGTCGAGGGCATCCTGGACCTCGCCCGCCGGCACGGCCTGATGGTGTTCGCCGACGAGATCTACGACCAGATCCTGTACGACGACGCGGTCCACCACTCCGCCGCCGCGCTCGCCCCCGACCTGGTGGTCCTCACCTTCTGCGGCCTGTCGAAGACGTACCGCGTGGCCGGTTTCCGCTCCGGCTGGCTGGCCGTCACCGGGCCCAGGCAGCACGCCAAGGACTACCTGGAGGGCCTGACCATGCTGGCCTCCATGCGCCTGTGCGCCAACGCGCCCGCCCAGTACGCGATCCAGGCCGCGCTCGGCGGACGCCAGTCGATCAGCGAACTCACCGCGCCCGGCGGCCGGTTGCACGAACAGCGGAACGTGGCCTGGGAGCGGCTCAACGAGATCCCCGGCGTGTCCTGCGTGAAGCCGAAGGGCGCCCTGTACGCCTTCCCGCGCATCGACCCCAAGGTGCACGCGATCCACGACGACGAGAAGTTCGTCCTCGACCTGCTGCTGCGGGAGAAGATCCAGGTGGTGCAGGGCACGGGCTTCAACTGGCCCTCCCCCGACCACTTCCGCATCCTCACGCTGCCGCACGCGGACGACCTGGAGGCGGCGATCGGCCGGATCGGCCGGTTCCTCGGCGGATACCGGCAGTAG
- a CDS encoding serine protease, with product MYHRRRTALAALCAAALGLAAPAAQAAPSSPPRPADGQEAEDAARYWTAERMADAAPLDAVRQAPPGQTRPGSAAAHRPQGTLYKGTRLVGTFFGSDGPRGTTWHCTGSVIDTPARNIVLTAAHCAMNMKGDYIFVPKFVKGAGPDQQPYGIFPVKRVFIDPRYQPDKGGTTTKKASSDLDTAFARVSANQHGTSLQDAVGGGLTFTRAGGYDHRGVTVVGYPSYRHNGAGRAVKCTVPTKQLRGYRQMSMTCGGYYGGVSGSPWITDYKDGARSGHVIGNLGGYNGGGNDANADYISYAPAFGADAEKLLDAAVADRTPPADQPPYQGLGEKLAGGATRWRKAALMASGDYTGDRQGDLVVVWSDGAVTLHPGDGDGGFRTELRLRKANSTWTHARSLTGGTFAGAGHDGLLVRWSDGEATLYPDLGASGTGREIRMAAPGSGWKNAAQLTAGQFHGGAGATDLLVRWSDGRVSVYTGITAGSFGTGRQLVAVNGTWTKAALLTGGNFGRTADWDLLVRRTDGTLDTYAGTSAAGLGTRSRLRGPNGLWKHAQVMTAGDLTGDHTANDLVVRWSDGETTLYADTRPRTLGTERTLVHPGT from the coding sequence ATGTATCACCGACGCCGCACGGCCCTCGCCGCCCTGTGCGCGGCGGCCCTCGGACTCGCGGCCCCGGCCGCCCAGGCCGCGCCGTCCTCACCGCCCCGGCCCGCGGACGGGCAGGAGGCCGAGGACGCCGCCCGGTACTGGACCGCCGAGCGCATGGCCGACGCGGCACCGCTGGACGCCGTACGCCAGGCGCCGCCGGGGCAGACGCGGCCCGGGAGCGCGGCGGCGCACCGGCCCCAGGGAACCCTCTACAAGGGGACCCGGCTCGTCGGGACGTTCTTCGGTTCCGACGGACCGCGCGGCACCACCTGGCACTGCACCGGCAGCGTGATCGACACGCCGGCGCGCAACATCGTGCTCACCGCGGCCCACTGCGCGATGAACATGAAGGGCGACTACATCTTCGTCCCCAAGTTCGTGAAGGGCGCCGGACCCGACCAGCAGCCCTACGGCATCTTCCCCGTCAAGCGCGTCTTCATCGACCCGCGGTACCAGCCCGACAAGGGCGGCACGACCACCAAGAAGGCCTCCTCCGACCTGGACACCGCGTTCGCCCGGGTCTCCGCCAACCAGCACGGCACCTCGCTGCAGGACGCCGTGGGCGGCGGGCTGACCTTCACCCGGGCCGGCGGGTACGACCACCGCGGCGTGACCGTCGTGGGCTACCCCTCGTACCGGCACAACGGCGCGGGGCGCGCGGTGAAGTGCACCGTGCCCACCAAGCAGCTGCGCGGCTACCGGCAGATGTCGATGACCTGCGGCGGCTACTACGGCGGGGTGTCCGGCAGCCCGTGGATCACCGACTACAAGGACGGCGCGCGCTCCGGGCACGTGATCGGCAACCTCGGCGGCTACAACGGCGGCGGCAACGACGCGAACGCCGACTACATCAGCTACGCGCCCGCGTTCGGCGCCGACGCCGAGAAGCTCCTCGACGCCGCCGTGGCCGACCGGACCCCGCCCGCCGACCAGCCGCCGTACCAGGGCCTGGGCGAGAAGCTGGCGGGAGGCGCCACGCGCTGGCGCAAGGCCGCGCTCATGGCCTCCGGCGACTACACCGGCGACCGGCAGGGCGACCTGGTCGTGGTCTGGTCCGACGGCGCAGTCACCCTGCATCCCGGCGACGGCGACGGCGGGTTCCGCACCGAACTGCGACTGCGGAAGGCCAACTCCACCTGGACGCACGCCCGGTCCCTCACCGGCGGGACCTTCGCCGGCGCCGGCCACGACGGCCTGCTGGTGCGCTGGTCCGACGGCGAGGCGACCCTGTACCCGGACCTCGGCGCGTCCGGCACGGGCCGCGAGATACGCATGGCCGCCCCCGGCTCCGGCTGGAAGAACGCCGCGCAGCTGACGGCCGGGCAGTTCCACGGCGGGGCGGGCGCGACCGACCTGCTGGTCCGCTGGTCGGACGGCCGGGTGAGCGTCTACACCGGGATCACGGCGGGCTCGTTCGGCACCGGCAGACAGCTCGTCGCCGTGAACGGCACCTGGACCAAGGCGGCCCTGCTCACCGGGGGGAACTTCGGCCGCACCGCCGACTGGGACCTGCTCGTGCGCCGGACGGACGGCACGCTCGACACCTACGCGGGCACCTCGGCCGCGGGGCTCGGCACGAGGTCCCGGCTGCGCGGCCCGAACGGCCTGTGGAAGCACGCCCAGGTCATGACGGCCGGCGACCTCACCGGCGACCACACGGCGAACGACCTGGTCGTCCGCTGGTCCGACGGCGAGACCACCCTGTACGCCGACACGCGCCCCAGGACGCTCGGCACCGAGCGGACGCTGGTCCACCCCGGCACCTGA
- a CDS encoding histidine phosphatase family protein yields the protein MGDLFLVRHGETEWSRSGRHTGWTDVPLTEHGRQEARRLVPLIRSHRIGAAFVSPSQRARETAELIGIHDARVDADLREWDYGGYEGVTTVEIQRTRPDWFLFDDGVAPGPPDHPGESPEQVGERADRMLSKVDAALANTEGVVVLVAHGHFLRVLTARRLGLPPRHGALFQLATGTLCRLGTEHGRPVVAGWNIRPPE from the coding sequence GTGGGTGACCTGTTTCTCGTCCGGCACGGTGAGACCGAGTGGTCGCGCTCCGGACGGCACACCGGCTGGACCGACGTACCCCTCACCGAGCACGGGCGGCAGGAGGCGCGCCGGCTGGTGCCGCTGATCCGCTCGCACCGGATCGGGGCGGCGTTCGTCAGCCCCTCGCAGCGGGCCCGGGAGACCGCCGAGCTCATCGGCATCCATGACGCGCGGGTCGACGCCGACCTGCGCGAATGGGACTACGGCGGGTACGAGGGCGTGACCACCGTGGAGATCCAGCGGACCCGGCCCGACTGGTTCCTGTTCGACGACGGGGTCGCGCCCGGCCCGCCGGACCATCCGGGCGAGAGCCCGGAGCAGGTCGGGGAACGCGCCGACCGCATGCTGAGCAAGGTCGACGCCGCCCTCGCCAACACCGAGGGGGTCGTCGTGCTGGTCGCCCACGGTCACTTCCTGCGTGTCCTCACCGCCCGCCGCCTGGGCCTCCCCCCGCGGCACGGCGCCCTGTTCCAGCTGGCGACGGGGACACTGTGCCGCCTCGGCACGGAGCACGGCCGCCCGGTGGTGGCGGGGTGGAACATCCGGCCGCCGGAGTAG
- a CDS encoding thioesterase family protein, which produces MSEPFSVRVTVRGYETDVQGHLNQAVYLNYAEHARWSLLQAAGISQARLVGRGVGPVALETTIRYRRELLAGDEVDVSCAFEWGGGKTFRIRQEIRKADGTLAAELTAVGGMLNLAERKLLPDPREIFQELATDLGLFGL; this is translated from the coding sequence GTGTCCGAACCGTTTTCCGTCCGTGTGACCGTCCGCGGGTACGAGACCGACGTACAGGGGCACCTCAACCAGGCGGTGTACCTCAACTACGCGGAGCACGCCCGCTGGTCGCTGCTCCAGGCGGCCGGGATCAGCCAGGCCCGGCTGGTCGGCCGGGGCGTGGGCCCGGTGGCGCTGGAGACGACGATCCGTTACCGGCGCGAGCTGCTCGCGGGCGACGAGGTCGACGTGTCCTGCGCGTTCGAGTGGGGCGGCGGCAAGACCTTCCGCATCCGTCAGGAGATCCGCAAGGCCGACGGCACTCTCGCGGCGGAGCTCACCGCGGTGGGCGGCATGCTGAACCTGGCGGAACGCAAGCTGCTCCCCGATCCGCGGGAGATCTTCCAGGAACTGGCCACCGACCTGGGCCTGTTCGGGCTGTAG
- a CDS encoding SDR family oxidoreductase: protein MILVTGATGTIGSEVVRQLAERGDKVRALTRHPARAKAPRGVEVVRGDYGDPGSLDGPMEGVTAVFLVGVPGPSAQADKVLVAAAAKAGVRRLVKLSAIGTGDPEAGPFGLWHADGERAVRESGAEWTVLRPSSFASNTLSWAPALRDGEPVPNMTGDGASGVIDPRDVAAVAVRALLDDGHAGRTYTLTGPEAISVPEQAVVLASVLGRPVRTRDLSPEGTREFLRTVWGFDETQAEGVLTGTAHVRRGGNALVTPDVPEVLGRRARSYREWAEDNRAAFGGS, encoded by the coding sequence ATGATCCTGGTGACGGGTGCCACGGGCACCATCGGAAGTGAAGTCGTACGACAGCTCGCGGAGCGCGGCGACAAGGTCCGCGCCCTGACGCGCCACCCGGCGAGGGCGAAGGCGCCACGGGGCGTGGAGGTGGTGCGCGGGGACTACGGCGACCCGGGCTCCCTCGACGGCCCGATGGAGGGGGTGACGGCCGTGTTCCTCGTCGGTGTCCCGGGCCCCTCCGCGCAAGCCGACAAGGTGCTCGTGGCCGCGGCGGCGAAGGCGGGGGTACGCCGGCTGGTGAAGCTCTCCGCCATCGGCACCGGGGATCCCGAGGCCGGCCCGTTCGGTCTGTGGCACGCGGACGGTGAGCGGGCCGTGCGGGAGAGCGGGGCCGAGTGGACGGTCCTGCGGCCCTCGTCGTTCGCCTCCAACACGCTGAGCTGGGCACCGGCGCTCCGGGACGGCGAGCCGGTGCCCAACATGACCGGGGACGGGGCGTCCGGGGTGATCGACCCGAGGGACGTGGCCGCGGTGGCCGTGCGGGCCCTGCTCGACGACGGGCACGCCGGACGCACGTACACCCTGACCGGTCCCGAGGCGATCAGCGTCCCGGAGCAGGCCGTCGTCCTCGCCTCGGTCCTCGGCCGCCCGGTCCGGACCCGCGACCTGTCCCCGGAGGGAACCCGTGAATTCCTCCGCACCGTCTGGGGCTTCGACGAGACGCAGGCCGAGGGCGTCCTGACCGGAACGGCCCATGTCCGCCGCGGCGGCAACGCGCTGGTCACACCGGACGTGCCGGAGGTACTGGGCAGGAGGGCCCGGTCCTACCGGGAGTGGGCCGAGGACAACCGGGCGGCTTTCGGCGGTAGTTGA